In one Methanothermobacter sp. genomic region, the following are encoded:
- a CDS encoding P-II family nitrogen regulator — MKMIRAIIRPEKSEEVADALDDAGFPALTKMEVIGRGKQKGIRFDEIYYDEIPKTMLLIVVDDADAEKVVSVISESGYTGKIGDGKIFISPVENAYTVRTREEGL; from the coding sequence ATGAAGATGATAAGGGCAATAATAAGGCCAGAAAAGTCCGAAGAGGTGGCTGATGCTCTGGATGATGCAGGGTTCCCGGCCCTCACAAAGATGGAGGTTATAGGGAGGGGTAAGCAGAAGGGCATTCGCTTTGATGAAATCTACTATGATGAGATACCCAAGACCATGCTGCTCATCGTTGTGGACGATGCTGATGCAGAGAAGGTGGTCTCGGTTATCAGTGAAAGCGGATACACAGGCAAAATTGGGGATGGTAAAATATTCATAAGCCCAGTGGAAAACGCCTACACCGTCAGAACAAGAGAAGAAGGCCTTTAG
- the fdhF gene encoding formate dehydrogenase subunit alpha, translating into MKGTVKFRIDGREVEAARGMTVLEAALANGIYIPNLCFRDGLEPFGGCRLCLVENSEGRLVTACETPAEDGAEFISESERINRIRRTTLSLIIAEHSRDCLACPASGDCRLQEVSSYLNVSEEDLERMRPEISWIDVDESNPFFLRNHDKCILCGICVRICRVVGAEAVDFAYRGHETRIATFMDKDILDSSCVSCGECVEACPVGALLPRTERPSTEVRTVCPYCGVGCEIYLGVRGNRVVSSRGAPDSPVNRGRLCVKGRFALKFVNSHERLKKPLIKVDGRFVEVEWDEAISVVAERLSEYTGEEFAAVASAKCTNEENYLLQKFTRAVMGSGNIDHCARLCHAPSLTALRMSLGSGAMTNSISELEGASCILAVGTNPTETHPVTSYSVISAVRSGAKLVVVDPRKTRLSELADIHLQNRPGSDIPLLMAMCRFILEDGLHDGEFIESRTEKFEEFRDAVMALDLDEVERVTGVKLEDIRRAAIMYASNSPASIIYSMGITQHVNGTGNVLALSNLALLTGNLGVKSGGINPLRGQNNVQGACDMGALPDLLPGYQDLGEAAEKFSEKWGSPIPPAGMTLPEMFDAARDGKIRCMYIMGENPLMSEPDIEKTREALEGLEFLVVQDIFLTETAELADVVLPAASFAEKDGTFTNTERRVQLLRKALDAPGDALPDWQIISMIAGRMGREDFDYESASRIFDEIRELVPSYAGISHERLKYGGIQWPCTSEENEGTGYLHSEEFPTPTGRASFLLPDYQFRDVSEEYPLVLVTGRNLYQYHTRSMTSRVRELESFSDHDELLMNPDDAASLGIRDGDTVEVTSESGSLRMRARVTDEVMGGVVFMTFHFADAPANVLTGGDWDPLSGMPELKFTPVKVSRV; encoded by the coding sequence ATGAAGGGGACTGTAAAATTCAGGATCGATGGAAGGGAAGTTGAGGCAGCCAGGGGGATGACGGTCCTCGAGGCAGCCCTTGCAAACGGCATCTACATACCCAACCTCTGTTTCAGGGATGGACTTGAACCATTCGGGGGCTGCAGGCTGTGCCTGGTTGAAAACAGTGAGGGACGTCTGGTAACGGCATGCGAGACCCCCGCAGAGGATGGTGCTGAGTTCATATCAGAGTCTGAAAGGATAAACAGGATCAGGAGGACCACCTTATCCCTGATAATAGCTGAACACAGTAGGGATTGCCTTGCGTGCCCTGCATCAGGTGACTGCAGACTTCAGGAGGTCTCATCCTACCTCAACGTATCTGAAGAGGACCTTGAGAGGATGAGACCTGAGATTTCATGGATTGATGTGGATGAATCCAACCCGTTTTTCCTGAGAAACCATGATAAGTGCATCCTCTGCGGCATATGTGTCCGTATCTGCAGGGTAGTGGGTGCAGAGGCGGTTGATTTTGCATACAGGGGCCATGAGACAAGGATAGCCACCTTCATGGACAAGGATATACTTGATTCAAGCTGCGTCTCATGTGGTGAATGCGTAGAGGCATGCCCGGTGGGCGCCCTACTACCCAGGACTGAGAGGCCATCAACTGAGGTGAGGACTGTATGCCCCTACTGCGGCGTCGGCTGCGAGATCTACCTTGGGGTGAGGGGGAACCGGGTTGTGAGTTCAAGGGGCGCCCCTGACAGCCCTGTTAACAGGGGAAGGTTATGTGTGAAGGGGAGGTTCGCCCTTAAATTTGTAAACAGCCATGAAAGACTCAAAAAACCATTGATAAAGGTTGATGGAAGGTTTGTAGAGGTAGAATGGGATGAGGCCATCTCAGTTGTAGCTGAAAGGCTTTCTGAATATACTGGAGAAGAATTTGCGGCTGTTGCATCTGCCAAGTGCACCAATGAGGAGAACTATCTGCTGCAGAAGTTCACAAGGGCAGTTATGGGGTCAGGGAACATTGACCACTGCGCAAGGCTCTGCCATGCCCCATCACTTACAGCACTTAGAATGAGTCTGGGTAGCGGTGCAATGACCAACTCCATATCTGAACTGGAGGGTGCCAGTTGTATACTGGCGGTGGGGACCAACCCAACAGAGACGCACCCTGTAACCTCCTACAGCGTAATCAGTGCCGTGAGGTCTGGTGCAAAGCTGGTCGTGGTGGATCCAAGGAAAACACGGCTATCTGAACTTGCAGATATCCATCTTCAGAATAGACCGGGATCTGACATCCCGCTTTTAATGGCAATGTGCCGCTTCATACTGGAGGATGGTCTGCATGATGGTGAATTCATAGAGTCCCGCACAGAGAAATTTGAGGAGTTCAGGGATGCCGTCATGGCCCTGGATCTTGATGAGGTGGAGAGGGTAACCGGTGTTAAACTTGAGGACATAAGGAGAGCCGCAATAATGTACGCCTCGAATTCCCCTGCATCCATAATATATTCAATGGGCATCACACAGCACGTCAATGGGACGGGCAATGTGCTTGCACTGAGCAACCTGGCGCTTCTTACAGGCAACCTAGGTGTAAAATCAGGGGGTATCAACCCTCTGAGGGGCCAGAACAACGTTCAGGGGGCCTGTGATATGGGGGCGCTTCCCGACCTCCTCCCTGGCTATCAGGACCTTGGTGAGGCTGCAGAGAAATTCTCTGAGAAATGGGGTTCACCCATCCCCCCCGCGGGGATGACGCTTCCTGAAATGTTTGATGCCGCAAGAGACGGAAAAATCAGGTGCATGTACATAATGGGTGAGAACCCACTTATGAGCGAACCTGACATTGAAAAGACCAGGGAGGCCCTTGAGGGTCTTGAATTCCTTGTGGTACAGGATATATTCCTCACCGAGACAGCCGAACTTGCAGATGTGGTTCTGCCTGCAGCATCCTTTGCAGAGAAGGATGGCACATTCACCAACACCGAGAGAAGGGTTCAGCTTCTGAGAAAGGCACTGGATGCCCCGGGGGATGCGCTCCCTGACTGGCAGATAATCTCCATGATTGCAGGGAGGATGGGAAGGGAGGACTTTGATTATGAATCAGCGTCCAGGATATTCGATGAGATAAGGGAACTTGTACCATCATATGCTGGCATCTCCCACGAAAGGCTGAAATATGGCGGTATACAGTGGCCCTGCACATCAGAGGAGAATGAGGGAACAGGGTATCTTCACTCTGAAGAATTCCCAACACCCACAGGAAGGGCATCGTTCCTGCTGCCTGATTACCAGTTCAGGGATGTCTCGGAGGAGTATCCGCTGGTCCTTGTAACGGGGCGGAACCTCTACCAGTACCACACAAGGTCCATGACCTCAAGGGTGAGGGAACTGGAATCGTTCTCAGACCATGATGAGCTTCTCATGAACCCCGATGATGCCGCCTCTCTGGGTATAAGGGATGGGGATACCGTTGAGGTCACATCAGAGAGTGGCTCCCTCAGGATGAGGGCAAGGGTTACAGATGAGGTTATGGGAGGTGTGGTCTTCATGACATTTCACTTTGCAGATGCCCCCGCAAATGTCCTTACGGGCGGAGACTGGGACCCTCTTTCAGGGATGCCTGAACTCAAGTTCACTCCGGTCAAGGTGTCTCGCGTCTAG
- a CDS encoding P-II family nitrogen regulator, with amino-acid sequence MKEIIAIIRPKSMKKTRDVLESLGFPSFNATRVLGRGKQRAIIDEVTIPSPPAEVQEERGTMRYIPKRMIQITVEDPDVQLVVEAIMKVNHTGKIGDGKIFVCPVDDAVRIRTGDRGTEAL; translated from the coding sequence ATGAAGGAAATAATCGCCATAATAAGACCAAAAAGCATGAAGAAGACCAGGGATGTTCTTGAATCCCTGGGATTCCCCTCATTCAACGCCACCAGAGTCCTCGGGAGGGGCAAGCAGAGGGCAATAATTGATGAGGTCACCATCCCCTCCCCCCCTGCTGAGGTTCAGGAGGAGAGGGGAACAATGAGGTACATTCCCAAGAGGATGATCCAGATAACCGTGGAGGATCCTGACGTCCAGCTGGTTGTGGAGGCCATAATGAAGGTCAACCACACAGGAAAAATTGGGGACGGAAAGATCTTTGTATGCCCGGTTGACGATGCAGTGAGGATAAGGACTGGTGATAGAGGGACTGAAGCGCTTTAA
- the fwdC gene encoding tungsten-dependent formylmethanofuran dehydrogenase subunit FwdC, whose translation MSEIILTPKEQPEVPLEAPNIKPDVFAGKSIDEIKNIQIMHGNEVVKLGDFFDVSGEPAESAADIKIIIDGDVYNTKRIGQEMTAGEILVKGNVNMYVGAGMKGGKITVEGNAASWAGQDMRGGELEILGDAADYVGSSYRGDWRGMSGGVITVHGNAGNEIGEYMNGGKIIIKGDVNIMPGIHMNNGLIIIEGNAVARVGGEMAGGTIIVKGMIQEFLPGFKYLGVEKDIEVNGETFPGAYYKFEGDHAIKGAKGIVYAAVGCNGHIEP comes from the coding sequence ATGAGTGAAATAATATTAACTCCAAAGGAACAGCCCGAAGTGCCACTGGAGGCACCCAACATCAAACCCGATGTATTCGCAGGAAAGTCAATAGACGAGATCAAAAACATCCAGATAATGCACGGTAACGAGGTCGTTAAACTCGGAGACTTCTTCGACGTCAGCGGAGAACCAGCAGAGTCTGCAGCAGATATCAAAATCATCATCGACGGTGATGTATACAACACCAAGAGGATAGGGCAGGAGATGACAGCCGGCGAAATCCTGGTAAAGGGTAACGTGAACATGTACGTTGGAGCCGGTATGAAGGGCGGTAAGATCACAGTGGAAGGCAACGCAGCATCATGGGCCGGACAGGACATGAGGGGAGGAGAACTCGAAATCCTCGGAGACGCGGCCGACTATGTTGGATCATCCTACCGTGGTGACTGGAGAGGCATGAGTGGCGGCGTAATAACCGTCCATGGAAACGCCGGAAACGAGATCGGAGAGTACATGAACGGCGGTAAGATCATCATCAAGGGCGACGTCAACATAATGCCAGGAATACACATGAACAACGGTCTCATAATCATCGAGGGCAACGCCGTTGCAAGGGTAGGCGGCGAAATGGCCGGCGGAACAATAATCGTAAAGGGAATGATACAGGAATTCCTACCAGGATTCAAGTACCTTGGTGTTGAAAAGGACATAGAGGTTAACGGGGAAACCTTCCCCGGAGCATACTACAAGTTTGAAGGAGATCACGCAATTAAGGGAGCTAAGGGTATAGTCTATGCGGCTGTCGGATGCAACGGCCACATAGAACCCTAA
- the fwdD gene encoding tungsten-dependent formylmethanofuran dehydrogenase subunit FwdD, with protein sequence MMVILNTGRTIWQGQAIESGKDLKMYVDAAAIIQMNPDMMKQLGISEGDNVKVISQYGDVVVKAVEAKEPLPDGMVYIPMGPWANRVIRPDTDSTATPSFKNIPVEIIPTDEEVPDMPTLMKVYGKVGQI encoded by the coding sequence ATGATGGTCATACTCAACACAGGAAGGACAATATGGCAGGGACAGGCCATAGAATCAGGTAAGGATCTTAAAATGTACGTGGACGCAGCTGCAATAATTCAGATGAACCCGGACATGATGAAGCAGCTGGGAATAAGCGAAGGAGACAACGTTAAGGTCATATCACAGTATGGTGATGTGGTTGTAAAGGCTGTTGAAGCAAAGGAACCACTACCAGATGGAATGGTCTACATACCAATGGGTCCATGGGCCAACAGGGTCATAAGACCAGATACGGATTCAACAGCAACACCCAGCTTTAAGAACATACCGGTGGAGATCATACCCACCGATGAAGAGGTTCCTGACATGCCCACCCTCATGAAGGTCTACGGTAAAGTAGGTCAGATTTAA
- the fwdA gene encoding tungsten-dependent formylmethanofuran dehydrogenase subunit FwdA, with translation MEYIIKNGFVYCPLNNVDGEKMDICVRDGKIVESVSDSAKVIDASGKMVMPGGVDPHSHIAGAKVNVGRMYRPEDSRRDAEKFKSGRAGSGFSVPSTFMTGYRYAQMGYTTAMEAAMPPLLARHTHEEFHDTPIIDHAAYPLFGNNWFVMEYLKDGDVDGCAAYASWLLKATKGYTIKIVNPAGTEAWGWGGNVHGIHDPAPYFDITPAEIIKGLAEVNEKLQLPHSIHLHCNDLGHPGNYETTLASFDVPKNIKPNPATGERDTVLYATHVQFHSYGGTTWRDFVSEAPKIADYVNKNDHIVIDVGQITLDETTTMTADGPMEYDLHSLNGLKWANCDVELETGSGVVPFIYSARAPVPAVQWAIGMELFLLIDDPGKVCLTTDSPNAGPFTRYPRVIAWLMSNKYRMNLIEGELHKWAQRKSTIATVDREYTFSEIAQITRATSAKVLGLSETKGHLGVGADADIAVYDINPETVDPSADYMAIEEGFSRAAYVLKDGEIVVKDGEVVASPHGRTYWVDTQVDESIYSEVLANVESKFKQYYSVNFANYPVQDDYLPKSAPVKGVML, from the coding sequence ATGGAATACATAATCAAAAACGGATTTGTTTACTGTCCTCTTAACAACGTCGATGGAGAAAAAATGGACATCTGCGTCAGGGATGGTAAAATAGTTGAGAGCGTCAGTGACTCCGCCAAGGTCATTGATGCATCTGGAAAAATGGTGATGCCTGGAGGTGTCGACCCACACTCCCACATAGCCGGTGCAAAGGTCAACGTGGGAAGGATGTACAGGCCAGAAGACAGCCGAAGGGACGCTGAAAAGTTCAAGTCAGGAAGGGCCGGAAGCGGTTTCTCAGTACCATCAACCTTCATGACAGGTTACAGGTACGCCCAGATGGGTTACACCACCGCCATGGAGGCTGCCATGCCACCACTCCTTGCAAGGCACACCCATGAGGAGTTCCACGACACACCCATAATAGACCACGCAGCATACCCACTCTTCGGTAACAACTGGTTCGTGATGGAGTACCTCAAGGATGGAGACGTGGATGGATGCGCAGCCTACGCATCATGGCTCCTCAAAGCAACTAAGGGTTACACAATAAAGATAGTTAACCCGGCAGGTACAGAGGCCTGGGGATGGGGTGGAAACGTCCACGGCATCCATGACCCTGCACCATACTTCGACATAACACCTGCAGAAATCATAAAGGGACTCGCAGAGGTCAACGAGAAACTCCAGCTACCACACTCAATACACCTCCACTGTAACGACCTGGGACACCCAGGAAACTACGAGACAACCCTGGCATCCTTTGACGTGCCAAAGAACATTAAACCAAACCCTGCAACAGGTGAAAGGGATACAGTTCTATACGCCACACACGTACAGTTCCACAGCTACGGTGGAACCACCTGGAGGGATTTCGTATCCGAGGCACCAAAGATCGCAGACTACGTCAACAAAAACGACCACATAGTCATAGACGTTGGTCAGATAACCCTCGATGAGACCACAACAATGACAGCGGACGGTCCAATGGAATACGACCTCCACTCACTCAACGGCCTCAAATGGGCAAACTGTGACGTGGAACTCGAAACAGGTTCAGGTGTAGTCCCATTCATATACTCAGCAAGGGCACCAGTCCCCGCTGTCCAGTGGGCAATAGGTATGGAGTTATTCCTGCTCATCGATGACCCAGGAAAGGTCTGTCTCACAACAGACAGCCCAAACGCCGGACCATTCACAAGGTACCCAAGGGTCATAGCCTGGCTCATGAGCAACAAGTACAGGATGAACCTCATCGAGGGAGAACTCCACAAATGGGCCCAGAGGAAGAGTACCATAGCAACAGTTGACAGGGAATACACATTCTCAGAGATAGCCCAGATCACAAGGGCAACATCAGCAAAGGTCCTGGGTCTCAGCGAAACCAAGGGCCACCTTGGAGTCGGTGCAGATGCAGACATCGCAGTATACGACATCAACCCTGAAACAGTCGACCCATCAGCCGATTACATGGCAATTGAGGAAGGATTCTCAAGGGCAGCATACGTCCTCAAGGACGGCGAAATAGTGGTTAAGGACGGAGAGGTAGTGGCCTCACCACACGGAAGAACCTACTGGGTTGACACCCAGGTTGATGAGTCAATCTACAGTGAGGTCCTTGCCAATGTGGAGAGCAAATTCAAACAGTACTACTCTGTCAACTTTGCAAACTACCCTGTGCAGGACGATTACCTGCCAAAATCCGCTCCAGTTAAAGGGGTGATGCTATGA
- a CDS encoding formylmethanofuran dehydrogenase subunit B produces MMEYVKNVVCPFCGTLCDDIICKVEDNEIVGTINACRIGHSKFVHAEGAVRYKKPLIRKNGEFVEVSYDEAIDKAAKILAESKRPLMYGWSCTECEAQAVGMELAEEAGAVIDNTASVCHGPSVLALQDVGYPICTFGEVKNRADVVVYWGCNPMHAHPRHLSRNVFARGFFRERGRSDRTLIVVDPRKTDTAKLADIHLQLDFDHDYELLDAMRAYLLGNEILYDEVAGVPREQIEEAVEVLKKAQFGILFFGMGITHSRGKHRNIDTAIMMVEDLNDYAKWTLIPMRGHYNVTGFNQVCTWESGYPYCVDFSGGEPRYNPGETGANDLLQNKEADAMMVIASDPGAHFPQRALERMAEIPVIAIEPHRTPTTEMADIIIPPAIVGMEAEGTAYRMEGVPIRMKKVVDSDLLSDREILERLLEKVREYKASK; encoded by the coding sequence ATCATGGAATACGTGAAAAATGTGGTCTGCCCCTTCTGCGGAACCCTCTGTGATGACATCATCTGTAAGGTTGAGGACAACGAGATTGTCGGGACCATCAACGCATGCAGGATAGGTCACAGCAAGTTCGTGCATGCAGAGGGTGCAGTGAGGTACAAAAAGCCACTCATAAGGAAGAATGGCGAATTCGTTGAGGTAAGCTACGATGAGGCCATAGACAAGGCCGCAAAGATCCTTGCAGAATCAAAGAGACCACTCATGTACGGGTGGAGCTGTACAGAGTGTGAAGCACAGGCCGTTGGAATGGAACTTGCGGAGGAGGCAGGTGCAGTAATAGATAACACAGCCTCAGTCTGCCACGGACCATCAGTACTTGCACTCCAGGACGTGGGATACCCCATATGTACCTTCGGTGAGGTCAAGAACAGGGCCGACGTTGTGGTCTACTGGGGATGCAACCCCATGCACGCCCACCCAAGGCACCTATCAAGGAACGTATTTGCCCGTGGATTCTTCAGGGAAAGGGGAAGATCAGACAGGACACTCATAGTGGTTGACCCAAGGAAAACAGACACAGCAAAACTTGCAGACATACACCTTCAGCTGGACTTTGACCATGACTATGAACTTTTAGATGCAATGAGGGCATACCTCCTTGGAAACGAGATCCTCTACGATGAGGTTGCAGGTGTACCAAGGGAGCAGATCGAGGAGGCCGTTGAGGTCCTCAAGAAGGCCCAGTTCGGTATACTCTTCTTCGGTATGGGTATAACCCACAGCCGTGGTAAGCACAGGAACATTGACACGGCCATTATGATGGTCGAGGACCTCAATGACTATGCAAAATGGACCCTCATACCCATGAGGGGACACTACAACGTTACAGGTTTCAACCAGGTCTGCACATGGGAGAGCGGATATCCATACTGTGTTGACTTCTCAGGTGGGGAGCCAAGATACAATCCTGGTGAGACCGGGGCAAACGACCTTCTCCAGAATAAGGAGGCCGATGCAATGATGGTCATAGCCTCCGACCCCGGCGCCCACTTCCCACAGAGGGCACTTGAGAGGATGGCTGAGATACCTGTCATTGCAATCGAGCCCCACAGGACACCCACAACCGAGATGGCTGATATCATAATTCCACCGGCCATCGTGGGCATGGAGGCTGAGGGTACAGCCTACCGTATGGAGGGTGTCCCCATAAGGATGAAGAAGGTTGTTGACTCAGACCTCCTCTCAGACAGGGAGATCCTGGAGAGACTCCTTGAAAAGGTAAGAGAATACAAGGCCTCAAAGTAA
- the nifH gene encoding nitrogenase iron protein, which translates to MVRKIAIYGKGGIGKSTTQQNTAAAMSYFHGKNVMIHGCDPKADSTRLILGGKMQTTLMDTLRELGESACTPDKVIETGFGGIKCVESGGPEPGVGCAGRGVITAITLMERHGVYENDLDFVFFDVLGDVVCGGFAMPVRDGKAEEIYIVASGEMMALYAANNICKGMVKYARQSGVRLGGIICNSRNVDGERELLEEFCDRIGTQMIHFVPRDNIVQKAEFNKKSVIEFDPECNQSQEYRELARKIIENKDFVIPEPMTMDEMEDLVIKYGVLD; encoded by the coding sequence ATGGTACGTAAAATTGCAATATATGGTAAAGGTGGGATCGGAAAATCCACAACACAGCAGAACACTGCAGCGGCAATGAGTTACTTCCATGGAAAGAACGTCATGATCCATGGATGCGACCCCAAGGCAGACAGTACACGCCTGATACTGGGTGGTAAAATGCAGACAACACTGATGGACACCCTGCGTGAACTTGGGGAGAGTGCATGCACACCAGACAAGGTTATAGAAACAGGATTTGGAGGTATAAAATGTGTTGAATCAGGAGGACCAGAACCAGGTGTTGGATGCGCAGGCAGGGGTGTCATAACCGCCATAACCCTCATGGAGAGACATGGGGTATATGAAAATGACCTGGACTTTGTATTCTTTGATGTTCTGGGGGATGTGGTATGCGGAGGCTTTGCAATGCCAGTAAGAGACGGAAAGGCAGAGGAAATATACATTGTGGCATCAGGTGAGATGATGGCACTCTATGCAGCCAACAACATCTGCAAGGGCATGGTGAAATATGCCAGACAGAGCGGAGTCAGACTTGGAGGGATAATATGCAACAGCAGAAACGTTGACGGCGAAAGGGAACTCCTTGAAGAATTCTGTGATAGAATAGGGACACAGATGATACACTTCGTGCCAAGGGACAACATTGTACAGAAGGCAGAATTCAACAAGAAATCTGTCATAGAATTCGACCCTGAATGCAACCAGTCACAGGAATACCGGGAACTCGCAAGAAAAATAATTGAAAACAAGGATTTCGTGATACCAGAACCCATGACAATGGATGAAATGGAGGACCTCGTTATAAAATACGGGGTTCTGGACTAG
- the fwdF gene encoding tungsten-dependent formylmethanofuran dehydrogenase subunit FwdF, with product METTEVIEGKNITVERTGEENRKLTFQDCLCAVCGLCGEICPVNAIEVNPTGAMVRTEQDEPKILIDENKCVLCGMCSSICPFQALDLQIDGTSIKDLAEYPKILKSAEIDDETCIQCKACETACPQDAITITRELPERKDLITGEIEIDKDTCIYCGMCEEMCPVDAIEIEHQIPSSASPTVATDINVDEDKCVHCGICKRICPVDAIMEVCRICPYGEYEIKVPEVTGTSYIDPELCVNCGWCQEICPVDAATVTKPFEGELIIDQDTCQACETCVMVCPCNVLSFPKPEKPGEKPTKLYKDERFCIYCGACERSCPVNAIEVKRSKINTTPIKSKAWKNAFESLLK from the coding sequence ATGGAAACGACCGAAGTAATTGAAGGTAAGAATATTACCGTGGAGCGGACCGGCGAAGAAAACAGAAAATTGACCTTCCAGGATTGTCTCTGCGCTGTTTGCGGACTGTGTGGCGAGATATGCCCGGTCAATGCAATTGAGGTTAACCCAACAGGTGCAATGGTCAGAACAGAACAGGATGAACCCAAGATACTAATTGATGAAAACAAATGTGTCCTCTGCGGTATGTGCAGCTCAATCTGCCCATTCCAAGCTCTTGACCTTCAGATTGACGGAACATCAATAAAAGACCTTGCAGAATATCCTAAAATACTCAAATCAGCCGAGATAGATGATGAAACATGCATACAGTGCAAGGCATGTGAAACAGCGTGTCCACAGGACGCCATAACCATAACAAGAGAACTCCCAGAAAGGAAGGACCTAATAACAGGTGAAATCGAAATAGACAAGGACACCTGCATCTACTGTGGTATGTGCGAGGAAATGTGTCCTGTTGACGCCATAGAGATAGAACACCAGATACCAAGTTCAGCAAGCCCAACCGTAGCAACTGACATTAACGTGGACGAGGACAAATGTGTCCACTGCGGAATATGTAAGAGGATCTGCCCTGTTGACGCCATAATGGAGGTCTGCAGAATTTGTCCATACGGCGAATACGAGATAAAGGTTCCTGAGGTTACAGGAACATCCTACATCGACCCTGAGCTCTGTGTAAACTGTGGCTGGTGCCAGGAGATCTGCCCTGTCGATGCTGCAACAGTGACGAAGCCATTCGAGGGAGAACTGATAATTGACCAGGATACATGCCAGGCCTGTGAAACCTGTGTGATGGTATGTCCATGCAACGTTCTCTCATTCCCGAAACCAGAGAAACCCGGTGAAAAACCAACCAAACTCTACAAGGACGAAAGGTTCTGCATATACTGCGGAGCATGTGAAAGATCATGCCCTGTGAACGCCATAGAGGTTAAGAGGAGCAAAATAAATACAACTCCAATCAAATCAAAGGCATGGAAAAACGCCTTTGAATCACTACTCAAATAA
- a CDS encoding 4Fe-4S binding protein has translation MPKHIVSGLKYIAAVNLTKQGHSQREIAKALKINRSTVSHYLNGRNLSWRSIEIARIITEMCPRDFLLLTHSLTQSTEMTRTIVKTCQQRKFQGNVRNSCIGCGLCVDTCLMKAITLRDLKAHVDSEWCCGCLICVDMCPTDSIEIKEVEIDGNDRSN, from the coding sequence ATGCCGAAACATATAGTTTCTGGACTCAAATACATAGCAGCTGTAAACCTAACAAAACAGGGCCATTCACAGAGAGAGATAGCCAAAGCTCTGAAGATAAACAGATCAACTGTTTCTCACTACCTCAACGGGCGAAACCTCTCATGGAGGTCAATAGAAATTGCACGGATAATAACAGAGATGTGTCCAAGGGATTTCCTTCTTCTCACCCACTCCCTTACACAGAGCACGGAGATGACAAGGACGATAGTGAAGACATGCCAGCAGAGGAAATTCCAGGGAAACGTCAGGAACTCATGTATTGGGTGCGGGCTATGTGTGGACACATGCCTCATGAAGGCCATAACCCTCCGAGACCTCAAGGCACATGTGGATTCCGAATGGTGCTGCGGGTGTCTCATCTGTGTTGATATGTGTCCAACTGATTCTATAGAAATAAAGGAGGTAGAAATTGATGGAAACGACCGAAGTAATTGA
- a CDS encoding 4Fe-4S binding protein produces the protein MAIGLKAYPELCHGCGNCVIACPVNALRSPEVAGGKGPTDDVEIIMIVEDGVVNIKNPELCGKCGTCVESCPVDAIRLEELE, from the coding sequence ATGGCAATTGGACTTAAGGCATACCCTGAACTCTGCCATGGATGCGGAAACTGCGTAATCGCATGTCCCGTAAATGCCCTCAGAAGCCCGGAAGTCGCCGGTGGAAAGGGCCCAACAGATGATGTTGAGATCATCATGATAGTTGAGGACGGGGTTGTAAACATAAAAAACCCTGAACTGTGCGGAAAATGTGGCACATGTGTCGAGAGCTGCCCTGTGGATGCAATAAGACTGGAGGAATTAGAATGA